The Brevibacillus brevis genome contains a region encoding:
- a CDS encoding DUF6583 family protein, translated as METATNVNPPRKSKKKVWLIAGAAAVVVLGGLGTAYAKYDLFKSAKTIYLQAEAESMMKFSSDVSKAYGEYQDYMKPYLEKPVHSTTELSEIALDATIPDPQAQKILDMLGKAKLVMQSNIDEQKNQQSGNLEIHLQDKKLATLEYFMSDSIMGFKAPEFYSKYAYMDLKDRDALKAKLGEELPKRFVTYSDLNKAINFNQDELKSVMTPYAMLYADSIKDSQVSIKKDVSFSEEGLKEDAREITVTFNDAEGAALAKQIAEKAKADQKLFDLIYSRYHNVATLMLDSGYQVEEISKEEFKKNYEQAFDDIIKDTEDTDAKSTDQLRMVVLVDSDHQILSRKLLFDEKEKKDQLVYSSVSYDKGAETYNRYSLHNLSDQQNGEMSFTYRATEEKDKTKGKFSILMKETDQPILDLSTTFETTKQDKKKTGTYDFALVVADEYSSNPVALTGNVTVNETKTDNGVDSDGTVKVNFSNPTPDMPKGFSFKLKSKAEFGKALEIPAMTADNSINFATVTDQQMMEAQQEVMQNADKFMNENAELVQQFMMP; from the coding sequence ATGGAAACTGCAACAAACGTGAACCCACCGCGCAAAAGCAAGAAAAAAGTATGGTTGATCGCGGGGGCAGCGGCTGTCGTTGTGCTGGGTGGTTTAGGAACCGCCTATGCCAAGTACGATTTGTTTAAAAGCGCAAAAACGATTTACCTGCAAGCGGAAGCGGAGAGCATGATGAAATTTTCAAGCGACGTATCCAAAGCTTACGGGGAATACCAAGACTACATGAAGCCATACCTGGAAAAACCAGTTCACTCCACCACTGAGTTGAGTGAAATTGCCCTAGATGCAACGATTCCAGACCCGCAAGCGCAAAAAATTCTCGACATGCTGGGCAAAGCGAAGCTCGTGATGCAAAGCAACATCGATGAACAGAAAAACCAACAATCCGGTAACCTAGAGATTCATCTCCAGGATAAAAAGCTGGCTACCCTCGAATACTTCATGAGTGATTCCATCATGGGCTTCAAGGCTCCAGAGTTTTACTCCAAATACGCATATATGGACTTGAAAGATCGCGATGCACTCAAGGCAAAGTTGGGCGAGGAACTGCCGAAGCGCTTCGTAACCTATAGTGATTTAAATAAAGCGATCAATTTTAACCAAGATGAACTTAAATCGGTAATGACTCCGTATGCCATGCTGTATGCTGACAGCATCAAAGACAGCCAGGTAAGCATCAAGAAAGACGTTTCCTTCTCCGAGGAAGGACTCAAGGAAGATGCGCGTGAGATTACCGTTACTTTTAACGACGCAGAAGGCGCGGCTCTGGCGAAGCAAATTGCAGAGAAGGCAAAAGCAGACCAGAAACTGTTTGACCTGATCTACAGCCGCTACCACAATGTAGCTACCTTGATGCTCGACAGCGGCTACCAAGTAGAAGAAATCAGCAAAGAAGAATTCAAGAAAAATTACGAGCAAGCCTTTGATGACATCATCAAGGATACAGAAGATACAGACGCCAAATCAACTGATCAATTGAGAATGGTCGTGCTCGTGGATAGTGACCATCAAATCTTGTCCCGCAAGCTCTTGTTTGACGAAAAAGAGAAAAAAGATCAATTGGTCTACAGCAGTGTTTCCTACGATAAAGGTGCAGAAACATACAACCGTTACTCCCTGCACAACCTGTCTGATCAGCAAAATGGCGAAATGTCTTTCACCTACAGAGCGACAGAAGAAAAAGACAAGACAAAGGGCAAGTTCAGCATCCTGATGAAAGAGACCGACCAGCCAATTCTGGACCTGTCGACTACTTTCGAGACAACCAAGCAAGACAAGAAAAAAACCGGAACCTATGACTTTGCACTCGTAGTGGCAGACGAATACTCCTCCAACCCTGTTGCTCTGACCGGTAATGTTACCGTGAACGAGACGAAGACGGACAATGGTGTAGATTCTGATGGCACGGTAAAAGTGAACTTCTCGAACCCTACTCCAGATATGCCAAAAGGCTTTAGCTTCAAGTTGAAGTCCAAAGCAGAATTCGGCAAAGCACTGGAAATTCCAGCTATGACTGCTGACAACTCCATCAATTTCGCTACAGTGACTGACCAACAAATGATGGAAGCGCAACAAGAAGTCATGCAAAACGCAGATAAATTCATGAATGAAAACGCTGAACTCGTGCAACAGTTCATGATGCCTTAA
- a CDS encoding methyl-accepting chemotaxis protein: protein MKIRTKIILAFGVILAVLFGSGTYMYVQMLAMKASYTKIIEEEKLLTDLREMQFIMTGRNNDERAYLLTGDEEFRMELKEKAAKVDSLFAKMISSLDTSHHREEMEEAERLYKSYLESSNKAVDAMDKGLREEAISHHFGQERQSRKEMDSVVSGLVEEVRNEIEADQQELAENEGISAMIQLFFNVAGILVAIVVGGFLIRSIVAPLHRVNKQLHDIADGKGDLTQELTVFSKDEIGQLAGSFNRMLANLRELISQVRGHAQQVAAAAEQLTASSKQTSQATEQIAITIQEMTEGTDRQSQNVEESQQEVEEISAGIEKIAARAQSVSAAAASTSELATEGDRTIQQSVSQMNGIGETMEHLTALVGGLGKRSEQIGQIVEVITQISGQTNLLALNAAIEAARAGEHGRGFAVVADEVRKLAEQASASAQEISQLVASIQMETNEAVLTMEKGSQEVADGMGGVARAGEAFSQIRDAVVGVTNEIQEVSTAAHTLTESTGKVGQSMQMIATVAQSAVSLSVGVSSATEEQLASMEEIYSSAASLASLADDLEKLIGHFKV from the coding sequence GTGAAAATCAGAACAAAAATTATCCTGGCTTTTGGTGTCATATTGGCAGTCTTGTTCGGTTCAGGTACGTATATGTACGTGCAAATGTTAGCGATGAAGGCATCCTACACAAAAATTATCGAAGAGGAAAAATTGTTGACGGACCTGCGTGAAATGCAGTTTATCATGACAGGTCGAAACAATGACGAACGTGCCTATTTGTTAACGGGCGATGAAGAGTTTCGGATGGAATTGAAGGAAAAGGCAGCAAAGGTGGACAGCCTGTTTGCTAAAATGATCAGTTCTCTTGATACTTCTCACCATCGTGAGGAAATGGAGGAGGCTGAGAGACTATATAAGTCTTATCTGGAGTCGAGTAATAAAGCAGTAGATGCAATGGATAAAGGACTTCGTGAAGAAGCCATCTCTCACCATTTCGGCCAGGAACGGCAATCGAGAAAAGAAATGGATTCGGTTGTGAGTGGATTGGTTGAAGAAGTGCGTAATGAAATCGAAGCAGATCAACAGGAGTTGGCAGAGAACGAAGGAATTTCGGCCATGATTCAGTTGTTTTTTAATGTAGCGGGAATTCTCGTCGCGATTGTGGTTGGCGGTTTTCTGATTCGCTCGATTGTGGCACCGCTGCATCGGGTGAACAAACAGCTTCATGATATCGCTGACGGAAAAGGGGATTTGACGCAAGAGCTGACCGTCTTTTCAAAAGACGAGATTGGACAGTTGGCAGGCTCATTCAACCGGATGCTTGCCAATTTACGAGAGTTGATTTCTCAGGTTCGCGGGCATGCCCAGCAGGTTGCAGCCGCAGCTGAACAACTGACAGCGAGCTCGAAGCAAACGAGCCAAGCTACGGAACAGATCGCCATCACGATCCAGGAAATGACAGAAGGAACGGACAGGCAATCCCAAAACGTAGAGGAGAGTCAGCAGGAAGTCGAAGAAATATCAGCTGGAATTGAAAAAATTGCGGCACGTGCGCAAAGTGTGTCTGCTGCGGCTGCCAGTACCTCAGAGCTGGCGACAGAGGGGGATCGAACCATCCAGCAGTCGGTATCCCAGATGAACGGGATCGGAGAAACGATGGAGCATTTGACTGCACTGGTAGGTGGTTTAGGAAAACGCTCCGAGCAAATCGGCCAAATCGTCGAAGTCATTACGCAAATTTCAGGTCAGACGAATCTCTTGGCATTGAATGCTGCCATCGAAGCGGCGAGGGCGGGCGAGCATGGCAGAGGCTTTGCTGTCGTGGCAGATGAAGTGCGAAAGCTGGCAGAACAGGCATCTGCATCGGCACAAGAAATTTCCCAGCTGGTAGCGTCGATCCAGATGGAGACGAACGAAGCGGTCCTCACGATGGAAAAAGGCTCTCAAGAAGTGGCAGATGGTATGGGGGGCGTCGCAAGAGCAGGAGAAGCGTTCTCTCAAATTCGCGATGCTGTTGTGGGCGTGACGAATGAAATTCAAGAAGTATCGACTGCGGCACATACCCTTACGGAAAGTACAGGCAAGGTCGGACAATCGATGCAGATGATCGCCACTGTAGCGCAATCGGCTGTCTCTCTCTCGGTGGGAGTCTCGTCTGCTACAGAAGAACAGCTTGCCTCGATGGAGGAAATCTACTCCTCGGCCGCATCGCTGGCGAGCCTTGCGGATGATTTGGAAAAGCTGATAGGCCATTTCAAGGTATAA
- a CDS encoding SgrR family transcriptional regulator translates to MSMDPFLDSTATVYVERVMISMQSAYYYLRLRQHFASAAEGEQQEITLAELARIFCCTIRNVKKVIKQMEEQKWIEWSPGRGRGNVSRIILLYGIEQIVLSIAQERIQDGDLEGAMQLLSDFAITAKGREHFFEWLSGQFGFIQEEIREQKLDTLRMSFYRPIPALDPAFVNRRTESHMVKQLFDTLIRYDEKIDAFIPHLAHHWEVNESRTEWTFYLRKGVFFHHGRELTAHDVVWTLERIADPKTGSPYRWMLEDVEKVTAEKETVVKIVLRRPNQLLLSILAADRLSIVPGDVIQEKGQAFSRLPVGSGPFSLITNDSQLFILEAVPTYFLGRAHLDRVEIWIVPQNNKDVRNEDYFSKRGEVHFQTFWNKLGPMEQWQELQSVEKGCTYLAFNLNRPGPQQDIAFRQALDRLIVREKMIKELRGNRYAPAYGFLPENKDVPGEAAGWDGVFKGCPDHRLYQGQTMQLYTYEGAGNENNAEWLQKHLADCGICVDVTVLPIEELKKPEIIQQADMVVAGEVFDEQWVLGMVEFFKSDVSFSRQLWNPALRERIDQELSALMLEREVTGQRHHLQEVERILREQCAMLFLYHTRQHSAYHSALAGVSLNALGLVDYKNIWFRQ, encoded by the coding sequence ATGAGTATGGACCCCTTTTTGGATTCGACAGCGACTGTTTACGTAGAAAGAGTGATGATCTCGATGCAAAGTGCCTACTACTACTTGCGCTTGCGCCAGCATTTTGCCTCTGCCGCAGAGGGTGAACAGCAGGAGATTACGCTTGCCGAGCTGGCTCGGATTTTTTGTTGCACGATTCGCAATGTGAAAAAAGTCATCAAGCAAATGGAAGAGCAGAAGTGGATTGAATGGAGCCCGGGAAGAGGACGAGGCAATGTCTCACGGATTATCTTGCTATACGGGATCGAGCAGATTGTTTTGTCCATCGCCCAAGAGCGTATACAAGATGGAGATTTGGAAGGCGCCATGCAGCTCCTAAGTGATTTTGCCATCACTGCCAAGGGGCGGGAGCATTTTTTTGAGTGGCTCTCTGGGCAGTTTGGCTTTATTCAGGAGGAAATCCGTGAACAGAAACTGGATACGCTTCGCATGTCCTTTTACAGGCCGATTCCGGCTCTTGACCCTGCCTTTGTCAACAGGCGTACTGAGTCCCATATGGTGAAGCAACTATTTGATACTCTCATTCGGTATGACGAAAAAATCGATGCATTCATCCCGCATCTCGCCCATCATTGGGAGGTAAATGAGAGCCGAACAGAATGGACCTTTTATTTGCGCAAAGGGGTATTTTTTCACCACGGGCGTGAACTGACAGCGCATGATGTCGTCTGGACGCTCGAGCGCATTGCCGATCCGAAGACGGGGTCTCCCTATCGCTGGATGCTGGAAGATGTAGAGAAGGTTACTGCGGAAAAAGAGACGGTGGTAAAAATCGTGCTCAGACGTCCCAATCAATTGCTGCTATCCATACTGGCAGCGGATCGGCTTTCGATCGTTCCAGGAGATGTCATTCAGGAAAAGGGACAAGCCTTTAGCCGATTACCTGTGGGCAGCGGACCTTTTTCATTGATAACGAATGACTCGCAATTGTTCATTTTAGAGGCTGTCCCCACGTATTTTCTCGGAAGGGCTCATTTGGATCGGGTAGAGATTTGGATTGTTCCCCAAAACAATAAAGATGTGCGAAACGAGGATTACTTTTCCAAACGAGGAGAGGTGCACTTCCAAACCTTCTGGAATAAGCTCGGGCCGATGGAGCAGTGGCAGGAGCTGCAAAGCGTGGAGAAAGGCTGCACGTATCTCGCTTTTAACCTGAATCGCCCTGGACCACAGCAAGATATCGCATTTCGGCAAGCGCTGGATCGTCTTATCGTGCGCGAGAAAATGATCAAGGAGCTGCGTGGCAATCGATATGCGCCTGCTTACGGATTTTTACCTGAGAACAAGGATGTGCCTGGTGAGGCAGCGGGCTGGGATGGGGTCTTCAAAGGCTGTCCCGATCATCGTCTTTACCAAGGACAAACGATGCAATTGTATACGTATGAAGGAGCAGGCAACGAAAATAATGCGGAATGGTTACAGAAGCATTTGGCGGATTGTGGCATTTGCGTCGATGTGACCGTCTTACCGATTGAGGAATTGAAGAAGCCCGAAATCATCCAGCAGGCAGATATGGTGGTTGCGGGTGAAGTTTTTGATGAACAGTGGGTGCTGGGGATGGTGGAATTCTTCAAGTCGGATGTCAGCTTTTCCCGACAACTGTGGAACCCTGCCTTACGAGAGCGAATCGATCAAGAGCTGAGTGCTTTGATGCTGGAGAGGGAAGTAACAGGGCAGCGTCATCACTTGCAGGAGGTCGAGAGAATTTTGCGTGAGCAGTGCGCGATGCTGTTTTTGTACCATACACGCCAGCATTCTGCTTATCATTCGGCTCTGGCTGGTGTTTCGTTGAATGCGCTTGGACTTGTCGACTACAAAAATATTTGGTTTCGGCAGTAA
- a CDS encoding metal-dependent hydrolase, with protein sequence MTWKTHMVLGAIAGYCAYPSWKGSVIGATMALVPDIDQANSKLGNLMGPLSKMLQKGFGHRTVTHSWVILFLPFLLFGDSLAAMAALWGILSHLISDMLVGRIQLLWPLRVGWLGIPVSKSMYRTVDRIVFYGAIVYIVIKGYQ encoded by the coding sequence ATGACATGGAAAACACATATGGTACTCGGTGCCATTGCAGGCTACTGTGCCTATCCTTCGTGGAAGGGCAGTGTCATTGGTGCAACGATGGCACTTGTACCCGATATCGATCAAGCAAATAGCAAGCTCGGAAACTTGATGGGACCTTTGTCCAAAATGCTGCAAAAAGGGTTCGGCCATCGTACGGTGACACACTCCTGGGTGATTTTATTCCTTCCGTTCCTGCTGTTTGGCGATTCTTTGGCTGCCATGGCGGCGCTTTGGGGAATCCTGTCCCATTTGATCAGCGATATGCTGGTGGGACGCATTCAGTTATTGTGGCCGTTGCGAGTAGGCTGGCTCGGCATTCCGGTGTCCAAGTCGATGTATCGGACTGTGGATCGAATCGTGTTTTATGGAGCGATTGTGTATATCGTGATCAAAGGTTATCAGTAA
- a CDS encoding NAD-dependent epimerase/dehydratase family protein, with translation MKILFLGGTRFIGPHAVKRLAESGHEVAVFNRGINPGAASLPQGVVSSSLHFARSAIRSEGPDQIVKIMTRYSWSEP, from the coding sequence GTGAAGATCCTATTTTTGGGGGGAACGCGTTTTATCGGGCCACATGCAGTGAAGCGCTTGGCAGAATCAGGTCATGAGGTTGCTGTATTTAATAGAGGGATTAACCCCGGTGCTGCTTCTCTTCCGCAAGGTGTCGTTTCTAGCAGTCTCCACTTTGCGAGAAGCGCTATCCGTTCCGAGGGGCCAGACCAGATCGTGAAGATTATGACAAGGTACTCGTGGAGCGAGCCGTGA
- a CDS encoding NAD-dependent epimerase/dehydratase family protein produces the protein MGQQSLPGTILRLPMVYGPHDYQHRVYPYLQQMRDGRPFILLDEGFASWRWARSYVEDIAHAIYLVATDDRAKNQIYHVAEEQCLSMREWIERIGSVYGWDGKVMTAPSAELPTEWVPQIESKQHIQLDSAKIRSELGYTEQATAEESMRRTIAWEIDHPPENVLQGIDYSVEDKVAAKLGV, from the coding sequence ATGGGGCAGCAGAGTCTGCCAGGCACGATTTTGCGCCTGCCGATGGTGTATGGCCCGCATGACTATCAGCATCGCGTCTATCCGTACCTTCAGCAGATGCGAGACGGACGTCCGTTTATTTTGCTCGATGAAGGCTTTGCTTCTTGGCGTTGGGCACGCAGCTACGTAGAAGACATCGCGCATGCCATTTACCTGGTGGCGACCGACGATCGAGCAAAGAATCAGATTTACCACGTAGCAGAAGAGCAATGCTTGTCGATGAGAGAGTGGATTGAACGAATCGGCAGCGTTTATGGTTGGGATGGCAAAGTAATGACAGCGCCTTCTGCTGAGTTGCCGACCGAATGGGTCCCGCAGATCGAATCGAAGCAGCATATTCAGCTGGATTCAGCAAAAATCAGGAGTGAGCTGGGGTATACAGAACAAGCTACCGCAGAGGAGTCTATGCGACGTACGATTGCATGGGAGATTGATCATCCTCCTGAGAACGTTTTGCAAGGAATTGACTACAGCGTAGAGGATAAAGTGGCTGCGAAGCTCGGAGTTTAG
- a CDS encoding cupin has translation MKRFRFDQQVGKTIDRYHSVQATISRVIRTPDSVSIGCIHLEAGGVVGYHPATCPQLFLVVSGEGWVRGEGTERIPIQSGQAAFWITGEGHESGSETGMTAIVIEGDGLDPESFMTLVET, from the coding sequence ATGAAACGATTCCGATTTGATCAGCAAGTAGGCAAAACGATTGATCGCTATCATTCCGTCCAGGCGACGATTTCTCGTGTCATCCGCACACCTGATTCCGTTTCGATTGGGTGTATCCATTTGGAGGCAGGCGGGGTTGTCGGCTATCATCCGGCGACTTGCCCTCAGCTGTTTCTTGTGGTGAGCGGTGAAGGCTGGGTACGTGGTGAAGGTACAGAGCGCATCCCGATCCAGAGTGGTCAGGCGGCATTCTGGATCACAGGAGAAGGGCACGAATCAGGCAGTGAAACCGGAATGACAGCCATTGTGATCGAAGGAGATGGGCTCGATCCGGAAAGCTTCATGACCTTAGTGGAGACGTAG
- a CDS encoding MFS transporter yields MPVPYHTPATKPESHESMSIWRNRPFLVLFFTSTFIACGAKVYELALPLILYDMTQSPVAMTTMKSIEFLPNLLLAMFIGVWVDRFSKKRWSQWMVFGQMVLLFLLYGLTESGHAQVIHYYVAGFFLMAFHYGFHNARVSMIKQVVPTPLLTSANARFSFMGTFIEIMGPAITGFILLLSALHTGLLITGTAYLLAFIAISFLDRTDAPAPTQGGFWQELQNGWKELLGNRPLWQITVLVIFLNATSGMYDAMIIFFAKDHLKLDNSTLGLVLSVAGLGGLLGSSVVAYLRRRYPIGRIMGMTILLLACSYLLMVFAKSTWMLCLSLFLTGLISTIENVCIWTFRQETTPAHMIGRISGITGSIFKLGIVFSIYGSGWMTLSLGPWAVFLAAAVGNLVVFLVYRRLSLWKLA; encoded by the coding sequence ATGCCAGTGCCTTACCACACCCCCGCCACGAAGCCTGAATCACACGAAAGCATGTCGATCTGGCGGAATCGGCCCTTTCTCGTCCTCTTTTTCACTTCCACCTTTATCGCGTGTGGAGCAAAGGTGTACGAACTAGCCTTGCCACTGATTTTGTATGACATGACCCAATCGCCAGTTGCCATGACGACCATGAAAAGCATTGAGTTTTTGCCTAATCTGCTGCTCGCGATGTTCATCGGTGTCTGGGTCGATCGCTTTTCTAAAAAACGCTGGTCGCAATGGATGGTTTTTGGCCAGATGGTCTTGTTGTTTTTGCTATATGGACTGACCGAATCCGGGCATGCACAGGTCATTCATTATTATGTGGCTGGCTTTTTCCTGATGGCGTTTCATTACGGCTTTCACAACGCACGCGTCAGCATGATCAAGCAAGTGGTCCCTACCCCACTGTTAACCTCAGCCAATGCTCGTTTTTCTTTTATGGGCACGTTTATCGAAATTATGGGGCCGGCGATTACCGGGTTTATCCTGCTTCTGTCGGCACTGCACACCGGGCTGCTTATTACGGGTACAGCCTATTTACTGGCTTTTATCGCCATATCGTTTTTAGATCGTACCGATGCGCCTGCCCCCACTCAGGGCGGCTTCTGGCAGGAGTTGCAAAATGGTTGGAAGGAGCTTTTGGGAAATCGACCGTTATGGCAAATTACGGTGCTCGTGATTTTTCTCAATGCCACCTCGGGCATGTATGACGCCATGATCATTTTCTTTGCCAAGGATCACCTGAAGCTGGATAATTCCACATTAGGGCTGGTGCTTTCCGTCGCTGGACTTGGCGGTCTTCTCGGCAGCTCAGTGGTTGCCTATCTGCGGAGGCGCTATCCCATCGGCCGCATCATGGGCATGACCATCCTGCTACTTGCTTGCTCTTATTTGCTCATGGTTTTCGCGAAAAGTACGTGGATGCTCTGTCTGTCTCTGTTTCTCACGGGTCTGATCAGCACGATTGAAAACGTCTGTATTTGGACCTTCCGTCAAGAGACTACCCCTGCCCACATGATCGGGAGAATTAGCGGGATCACCGGCTCTATTTTCAAGCTCGGGATTGTCTTCTCCATCTATGGTTCGGGCTGGATGACTTTGTCATTGGGGCCTTGGGCTGTCTTTTTGGCAGCGGCAGTGGGGAATCTCGTGGTTTTTCTTGTGTACCGAAGATTGTCTTTGTGGAAATTGGCGTAA